A single genomic interval of Trachemys scripta elegans isolate TJP31775 chromosome 3, CAS_Tse_1.0, whole genome shotgun sequence harbors:
- the GJA10 gene encoding gap junction alpha-10 protein, with amino-acid sequence MGDWNLLGSILEEVHIHSTIVGKIWLTILFIFRMLVLGVAAEDVWDDEQSEFICNTEQPGCSNVCYDKAFPISLIRYWVLQIIFVSSPSLVYMGHALYRLRALEKERQKKKTHLRAQLEELEPVPEEHKRMERELRKLEEQKKVNKAPLRGSLLRTYVLHILTRSAVEVGFMIGQYLLYGLQMYPLYKCTRPPCPNTVDCFVSRPTEKTIFMIFMHSIAAVSLFLNILEIIHLGIKKIKKTLHGRQRREAAMAEETSICTLKKNSVVQQVCIMSNSSPQSSYKLLPNQQGGLPVYLPPVQGYKVLQAPADPCQRPGGMGAEQRRCSTDRPRSEQHHGQVPRLYKHPEHPREREQHYRQLPNQHLGQPSRHPSSSSEETHKQPQQGIESCPGSEQHIPEPPRNAVQPAKTPTSAGPLEIPQALRNVLRKHSRVGSCKDYGDDRGDSPDSGHYQGNRKASFLSRVLSENQLASDSESSDSRNGSSSEAKCREESSPPITPPPPSAMGRRMSMVSNAKCPAL; translated from the coding sequence ATGGGGGATTGGAACTTGCTAGGCAGCATCCTCGAGGAAGTGCACATCCACTCCACCATCGTGGGAAAAATCTGGCTCACTATCCTTTTCATCTTCCGGATGCTGGTGCTGGGAGTGGCTGCTGAAGATgtttgggatgacgagcagtctGAATTCATTTGTAACACTGAGCAACCTGGCTGCAGCAATGTCTGTTATGACAAAGCCTTCCCCATCTCTCTGATCAGATACTGGGTGCTTCAGATCATCTttgtctcttccccatccctagTGTACATGGGACATGCACTTTATAGACTTAGGGCCCTTGAGAAAGAGAGGCAGAAGAAGAAAACCCATCTGAGAGCCCAGCTGGAAGAGCTGGAGCCGGTCCCGGAGGAGCACAAGAGAATGGAGAGGGAGCTGAGGAAGTTAGAAGAACAGAAGAAAGTGAACAAAGCGCCCTTGAGAGGGTCCCTATTGCGCACCTACGTCCTGCATATCTTGACCCGCTCAGCGGTGGAAGTGGGCTTTATGATAGGTCAGTATCTTTTATATGGGCTTCAAATGTATCCCCTCTACAAATGCACTCGTCCTCCGTGCCCTAACACGGTAGATTGTTTTGTGTCTAGACCCACAGAGAAGACCATCTTTATGATTTTCATGCATAGCATCGCAGCCGTCTCCCTGTTCCTGAACATCCTGGAGATTATCCACCTGGGGATAAAGAAGATAAAGAAGACCCTGCatgggaggcagagaagagaggcAGCGATGGCAGAGGAGACAAGCATTTGCACCTTGAAGAAGAACTCAGTGGTGCAGCAAGTTTGCATCATGAGCAATTCCTCCCCCCAGAGCAGCTATAAACTGTTGCCAAACCAGCAGGGTGGGCTGCCTGTTTACCTGCCCCCAGTACAAGGATACAAAGTGCTTCAGGCACCTGCTGATCCCTGCCAGAGGCCAGGAGGGATGGGTGCTGAGCAGCGCCGGTGCAGCACAGACAGGCCTAGAAGCGAGCAGCACCATGGACAGGTCCCTCGTCTCTACAAGCACCCGGAGCACCCCCGGGAAAGGGAGCAGCactacagacagctccccaaccaGCACCTGGGACAGCCATCCCGACACCCTTCCTCCAGCAGCGAGGAGACCCACAAGCAGCCCCAGCAGGGCATcgagagctgcccagggagcgaACAGCACATCCCGGAGCCGCCCAGGAACGCTGTGCAGCCGGCCAAGACCCCCACTAGTGCCGGTCCGCTGGAGATTCCCCAAGCCCTCCGCAATGTACTCCGCAAACACAGCCGGGTGGGCAGCTGCAAAGACTACGGGGACGATCGCGGTGACTCTCCGGACAGCGGGCACTATCAGGGCAATCGCAAGGCCAGCTTCCTGTCCAGGGTGCTGTCCGAGAACCAGCTGGCCAGTGACTCGGAGAGCTCCGACTCCAGGAACGGCTCCAGCTCTGAAGCCAAATGCAGAGAGGAGAGCAGCCCACCCATCACCCCACCACCCCCTTCTGCAATGGGACGCAGAATGTCCATGGTAAGTAACGCCAAGTGTCCTGCTCTCTAG